The Chloroflexota bacterium genome includes a region encoding these proteins:
- a CDS encoding SDR family oxidoreductase → MAQFAGIDLFRLDGRVALITGGGGAIGTAMAGGLASAGASILIVDRRQDAAEATVKALRDAGADAAAVEADVTNEDDVKRAVQAAVSRWGRLDILINGAGIGARHPAEGYPLERWKTVLDINLTGTFLFCREAGAVMLRAGKGSIINIASIAGLVGYNGNPAYLASKGGVVQLTRALAVEWATRGVRVNAIAPGVIATEMVAKQVELEPDFYVEFRKKHPVDRFGTVDELVGPAMLLASDASSFLTGQTIAVDGGYVAQ, encoded by the coding sequence ATGGCCCAGTTCGCCGGGATCGACCTGTTTCGCCTTGATGGCCGCGTCGCCCTCATCACCGGCGGCGGCGGTGCCATCGGCACGGCGATGGCCGGCGGTCTGGCGTCGGCCGGTGCGTCGATCCTGATTGTCGACCGACGGCAGGACGCTGCCGAAGCTACCGTCAAGGCGTTGCGGGACGCCGGTGCCGACGCGGCGGCCGTCGAGGCTGACGTGACGAACGAGGACGACGTGAAGCGCGCCGTCCAGGCCGCGGTCTCGCGGTGGGGTCGGCTCGACATCCTGATCAACGGCGCAGGCATCGGTGCGCGGCACCCGGCCGAGGGGTATCCGCTCGAGCGCTGGAAGACCGTGCTCGACATCAACCTGACCGGCACGTTCCTCTTCTGTCGCGAGGCTGGCGCAGTGATGCTCCGGGCCGGCAAGGGCAGCATCATCAACATCGCCTCGATTGCGGGCCTCGTCGGCTACAACGGCAACCCCGCCTACCTTGCCAGCAAGGGGGGCGTGGTGCAGCTGACACGGGCCCTGGCCGTCGAGTGGGCGACGCGCGGCGTGCGCGTGAACGCCATCGCCCCGGGCGTCATCGCCACCGAGATGGTGGCGAAGCAAGTCGAGCTGGAACCCGACTTCTACGTGGAGTTCCGCAAGAAGCACCCTGTCGACCGCTTCGGGACCGTTGACGAGCTGGTCGGGCCGGCCATGCTGCTGGCATCGGACGCCAGCTCGTTCCTGACCGGGCAGACCATCGCCGTGGACGGCGGGTACGTCGCTCAATGA
- a CDS encoding GntR family transcriptional regulator — MTSFEERTRATTPPAPRGSGEPRVLSLPSLGNHPKIKDVIYEELRERIVFGGFAPGDRLVEADLAARFGVSKTPVREALLTLEAEGMVVLRPHRGAEVSQLTVEEWDDLIFMRDVLEIGALPDIMASMTEAHFEQAEAALAEMTDACTQADYRRYRRAQRQLHFIILGSPGRPSLPEAAVRLNDRLDRYGQSLVTRDPLRWAGDLEMNRRRLELIRDGDAETYAAMIRSRHAEATPIIGRLAGQSAEDNATRSSRPARRRANG; from the coding sequence ATGACCTCGTTCGAGGAGCGGACACGCGCCACCACGCCGCCAGCCCCCCGTGGCAGCGGTGAGCCGCGCGTGCTCTCGCTGCCGAGCCTGGGCAACCATCCGAAAATCAAGGACGTCATCTACGAGGAGCTGCGCGAGCGCATCGTCTTCGGTGGCTTCGCACCGGGCGACCGCCTGGTTGAGGCCGATCTGGCCGCCCGCTTCGGCGTCAGCAAGACGCCCGTCCGCGAAGCATTGCTGACGCTCGAAGCTGAGGGGATGGTCGTGCTGCGGCCCCACCGAGGCGCAGAGGTCTCGCAGCTCACCGTCGAGGAGTGGGACGACCTGATCTTCATGCGCGACGTGCTGGAGATCGGGGCGCTGCCCGACATCATGGCGAGCATGACGGAGGCGCACTTCGAGCAGGCTGAGGCGGCGCTCGCCGAGATGACCGACGCCTGCACGCAGGCCGACTATCGACGGTATCGCCGGGCGCAGCGGCAGCTGCATTTCATCATCCTGGGGTCGCCCGGCCGGCCATCCCTGCCCGAGGCCGCCGTGCGCCTCAACGACCGACTCGACCGCTATGGTCAGTCGCTGGTCACGCGGGATCCGCTGCGCTGGGCCGGCGATCTGGAGATGAACCGGCGTCGCCTGGAGCTGATTCGCGACGGTGACGCCGAGACGTACGCCGCCATGATCCGCAGCCGGCACGCCGAAGCCACCCCGATCATCGGGCGGCTGGCCGGCCAGTCCGCCGAGGACAACGCCACTCGGAGCAGCCGCCCGGCGCGACGCCGCGCCAACGGCTAG